A stretch of Calditrichia bacterium DNA encodes these proteins:
- a CDS encoding isoamylase early set domain-containing protein, with protein sequence MIKVSPKNQKITFQLEKQNADSVAVVGDFNNWDSNATPMKFVKRSGVWKADVTVSSGVHEFRYLVNDSEWINDEEAPAVPNAFGTSNSVAEVVAPKAPAKKKLAKK encoded by the coding sequence ATGATCAAAGTGAGTCCAAAAAATCAGAAAATCACCTTCCAACTGGAGAAGCAAAACGCAGACAGCGTAGCCGTTGTTGGTGATTTCAACAATTGGGATAGCAATGCAACCCCGATGAAATTTGTAAAACGCAGTGGCGTTTGGAAAGCAGATGTAACCGTTTCCAGCGGTGTTCATGAATTTCGCTATCTGGTAAACGACAGCGAATGGATTAACGATGAAGAAGCACCGGCAGTGCCGAACGCATTTGGTACCAGCAATTCCGTAGCCGAAGTTGTTGCCCCCAAAGCACCTGCAAAAAAGAAATTAGCAAAGAAATAG
- a CDS encoding response regulator, with protein MFSWIVFYSTAFSQSEFDFVNESGIPHIQNFSPKDYNGSSQNWAMVQDLRGIMYFGNVDGVLEYDGVHWRLIKTPQNATIRSMAMDKTGRIFNGAIGDLGYLAPDSVGTTQFVSLKEKLPPDYRDFTDVWYTRITPDGVYFMTYHFLARWDGSEMKVWDPPVSNFFRCFTIADTLMAHCGVDVGLAKMVDDSLQIIPNSTGFRYVNFVAPAPDGGAILGASINKLVRYDGSTFEIQNSAVDAYLAKYELYSGCSIPGTNLYALGTLSGGVVITDADGNIKNIFNKNSGLRDETIWSMDTDNQGGLWIGMNNGLARVALPPQSTFYDESLGIEGTVEAMERHTGTLYAATSNGVYYLEPAVSVQSQPQFREVENVGAQCWDLLSIGDDLFSASHNGVHQISGNRGKLIYQKNTNSLYQSRFHPNFIFVGTEFGLAFLKKTAGKWAFAGMLPGIKDMVNTIAEDDDGNIWVVNSPLNLRKITLASGVPLDKLTEADVTISSYEKTPALQDKMLGSIYFLDGKVLVSTNKGLFGWEDDRFIPATNFDNLADSTLNIVQIKRSPGDVDRIVAIQNGEIRIGTIDPINRQTTVWDTARFADLRDHGQIYMLFPDKGIGGELSADYRYLWISNDEGLRRYDLSISPNVQTDFPMLIRRVTVNTDSLIFGGTDISEPGTVRELLYKNNALRIEFSGLSYAAPEANRYQYFLEGFDTDWSHWTLESQKDYTNLPEGNYRFRVRSQNLQQQFSEEATFVFVILPPWYRTGLAYFIYTILGILGLFSLVRWRVSLVEKRAEALEAIVAERTAQLAEQSEKLKELDKLKSRFFTNISHEFRTPLTLILGPMEKLAEDVQTDKSRTILQVMRRNANRLLKLINQLLDLSRLDAGKLSLHLQNVDVIPLMNGIVMSYESLAEMRNITLKIDLPDQSLHTAVDVEKFENICHNLLSNAFKFTPNDGKIDIAIDVHSDAELDQPYLDIRIRDTGEGISADRLENIFNRFYQVDDSPNRAHEGTGIGLALTKELVELHNGSISVTSKPGEGSAFTVRLPFGQIEQDAVEIMPTPTENFPKTNISGEFFGNNSTTPAEMTAPENGSQNAAKPLLLLIEDNPDMRLYIRTYLDPEFSVIEAVDGEAGVAMAQETMPDLVISDLMMPKMDGYTVCKHLKTDERTSHIPVILLTARAAREDKLTGLETGADDYLIKPFDAKELVVRVKNLIELRSQLRERFSNATVIKPTEVAATSIDKLFLEKIISVIDAHIGEELFYVEQLAETVGMSVSQLNRKLGALIDQPAGQLIRSMRLQRAADLLKQNAGNVAEICYEVGFSSQANFTRAFKKQFGVSPMAYRRRYV; from the coding sequence GTGTTTTCATGGATTGTATTTTATTCCACAGCTTTTTCCCAATCAGAGTTTGATTTTGTTAACGAGAGCGGTATTCCCCATATTCAAAATTTCAGCCCAAAAGATTACAATGGGTCATCGCAAAACTGGGCAATGGTTCAGGATTTGCGCGGCATCATGTATTTCGGGAATGTGGATGGCGTTCTGGAATACGATGGCGTCCATTGGCGATTAATCAAAACACCTCAAAATGCCACAATCCGCTCAATGGCAATGGATAAAACCGGGCGTATTTTTAATGGCGCAATTGGTGATTTGGGATATCTCGCACCCGATTCCGTTGGCACAACCCAATTCGTTTCGCTGAAAGAAAAATTGCCACCCGATTACCGCGACTTCACCGATGTCTGGTATACCCGCATTACACCCGATGGCGTTTATTTTATGACCTACCATTTTCTGGCGCGTTGGGATGGTTCAGAAATGAAAGTTTGGGACCCTCCGGTCAGCAATTTTTTCCGCTGCTTCACAATTGCGGATACGCTGATGGCTCATTGCGGCGTGGATGTGGGTTTGGCAAAAATGGTAGACGATTCGTTGCAAATCATCCCCAATTCAACCGGTTTCCGATATGTCAATTTTGTAGCTCCTGCGCCCGATGGAGGCGCCATATTGGGCGCGTCGATCAACAAATTGGTGCGATATGACGGCAGCACTTTTGAAATCCAAAATAGCGCGGTTGATGCGTATTTGGCGAAATACGAGCTTTACAGCGGATGCTCAATTCCCGGCACAAATTTGTATGCATTGGGAACGTTGAGCGGCGGTGTCGTGATTACGGATGCGGATGGAAACATTAAAAATATATTCAATAAAAACAGCGGTTTACGCGATGAAACTATTTGGTCGATGGATACCGACAATCAGGGCGGATTGTGGATCGGGATGAACAATGGTCTGGCGCGAGTGGCGCTGCCGCCGCAATCCACTTTTTATGATGAATCGTTGGGAATCGAGGGCACGGTAGAGGCGATGGAACGCCACACCGGCACTTTGTATGCAGCCACCAGCAACGGCGTTTATTATCTGGAACCGGCAGTTTCTGTGCAATCGCAGCCGCAATTCCGGGAGGTTGAAAATGTTGGTGCGCAGTGCTGGGATCTGCTGTCTATCGGTGATGATTTGTTCTCCGCTTCGCACAACGGCGTTCATCAAATTTCCGGCAATCGCGGCAAATTGATCTATCAAAAAAACACCAATTCGCTGTATCAATCGCGATTTCATCCAAATTTTATTTTTGTCGGCACTGAGTTTGGTCTGGCATTTCTCAAAAAAACTGCCGGAAAATGGGCGTTTGCCGGCATGCTGCCGGGCATTAAAGATATGGTGAACACCATTGCGGAAGACGATGACGGAAATATTTGGGTGGTAAATTCCCCTTTAAATTTACGCAAAATCACGCTCGCCAGCGGTGTGCCGCTCGACAAGTTAACGGAAGCGGACGTCACGATTTCCAGTTACGAAAAAACACCGGCATTACAAGACAAAATGCTGGGCAGCATCTATTTTCTGGATGGAAAAGTGCTGGTTTCCACAAACAAAGGTCTGTTCGGATGGGAAGATGATCGATTTATTCCGGCAACCAATTTTGACAATCTGGCAGATTCGACCCTAAATATCGTGCAAATAAAACGCTCTCCGGGCGATGTGGACCGGATTGTTGCAATTCAGAACGGCGAAATCAGAATCGGCACTATCGACCCAATCAATCGCCAAACAACGGTGTGGGACACCGCCCGATTTGCCGACTTGCGCGATCATGGGCAAATTTATATGCTGTTCCCGGACAAAGGCATTGGCGGCGAATTGTCGGCAGATTATCGCTATCTCTGGATCAGCAACGATGAGGGATTGCGGCGATACGATTTGTCAATTTCACCCAATGTTCAAACAGATTTCCCGATGCTGATTCGCCGGGTGACAGTCAATACCGATTCGCTAATTTTTGGCGGAACGGATATTTCCGAACCCGGAACCGTGCGCGAACTGCTCTACAAAAACAACGCCTTACGTATTGAATTTTCCGGACTTAGCTACGCTGCACCGGAAGCGAATCGCTATCAGTATTTTCTCGAAGGATTCGACACCGACTGGTCGCACTGGACATTGGAGAGTCAGAAAGATTACACCAATTTGCCGGAGGGCAACTATCGCTTCCGGGTGCGATCGCAAAATTTGCAACAGCAATTCAGCGAGGAAGCAACATTCGTTTTTGTCATTTTGCCGCCGTGGTATCGCACAGGATTGGCATATTTTATTTACACAATTTTAGGGATTCTGGGATTGTTTTCGCTGGTGCGCTGGCGGGTTTCACTGGTGGAAAAACGGGCGGAGGCATTGGAAGCCATCGTCGCGGAAAGAACCGCACAGCTTGCGGAACAATCGGAAAAACTGAAAGAGCTGGACAAACTGAAATCCCGCTTTTTTACCAATATTTCCCACGAATTTCGTACACCGCTAACGTTAATTTTGGGACCGATGGAAAAACTGGCGGAAGATGTGCAAACGGATAAATCCCGGACCATTTTGCAGGTGATGCGCCGCAACGCAAATCGGTTACTGAAGTTGATCAACCAGTTGCTCGACCTCTCGCGGCTCGATGCCGGAAAATTATCGCTCCATTTACAAAACGTGGATGTAATCCCGCTGATGAATGGCATTGTGATGTCGTACGAATCGCTGGCGGAAATGCGCAATATCACGCTGAAAATCGACTTACCGGATCAATCGTTGCATACGGCAGTCGATGTGGAAAAATTTGAAAATATCTGCCACAACCTGTTGTCCAATGCATTCAAATTCACGCCAAACGATGGCAAAATAGATATTGCCATTGATGTGCATAGCGATGCTGAGTTGGACCAACCCTACCTCGACATCCGGATTCGCGACACCGGTGAAGGCATATCCGCAGATCGGCTGGAAAATATTTTCAATCGATTTTATCAGGTGGACGATTCACCCAATCGGGCGCATGAAGGCACCGGCATCGGGCTGGCGTTGACCAAAGAACTGGTTGAACTGCACAACGGCAGCATATCCGTGACCAGCAAACCGGGAGAAGGTTCAGCGTTTACGGTGCGATTACCGTTCGGACAAATTGAACAGGATGCTGTCGAAATTATGCCGACGCCGACTGAAAATTTTCCCAAAACAAATATTTCTGGCGAATTTTTTGGCAACAATTCCACCACCCCTGCCGAGATGACAGCGCCGGAAAACGGCAGCCAAAATGCGGCGAAACCGTTGCTGCTGCTCATTGAGGACAATCCGGACATGCGCCTTTACATCCGCACATATCTCGATCCGGAATTCAGCGTCATCGAAGCGGTTGATGGCGAAGCGGGTGTGGCAATGGCGCAGGAAACCATGCCGGATTTGGTCATCAGCGATTTAATGATGCCCAAAATGGACGGATACACCGTCTGCAAACATTTGAAAACCGATGAGCGCACCAGCCACATTCCGGTTATTTTGCTTACCGCCCGCGCTGCCCGGGAAGACAAACTCACCGGACTTGAAACCGGCGCAGATGATTACCTGATCAAACCGTTTGATGCCAAAGAATTAGTGGTGCGGGTGAAAAATCTGATTGAATTGCGATCACAGCTTCGCGAACGATTCAGCAACGCAACGGTCATTAAGCCGACGGAAGTTGCTGCAACTTCGATAGATAAATTGTTTCTCGAAAAAATAATTTCGGTGATCGACGCACACATTGGCGAAGAATTGTTTTACGTTGAACAATTGGCAGAAACCGTTGGGATGAGCGTTTCGCAGCTCAACCGGAAATTGGGTGCGTTGATCGATCAGCCCGCCGGACAGCTGATCCGCTCAATGCGGCTGCAACGCGCGGCCGATTTGCTCAAACAAAATGCCGGAAATGTTGCCGAAATTTGTTACGAAGTCGGTTTCAGCAGTCAAGCGAATTTTACCCGTGCGTTCAAAAAACAGTTCGGCGTTTCGCCAATGGCCTATCGGCGAAGATACGTTTGA
- a CDS encoding S8 family serine peptidase, with amino-acid sequence MNKLVSANFCKLIFLKFILLGLFLVASTGALISQPARDQQTDDTQKQQFVDNEIIVQIKATAAKQAGLSHRPIYGATGLPALDALNNRYGVRSAEPVFKTISQKAASAAKAEQFGLTRIYVLKVSDGTDIEKAIAEYEKLPEIAYAEPNLLRTLTAVPNDPLYASQWALNNTGQAIPYNNVGTVGTPGADINAQLAWDLHTGDNSIILAIIDSGVDYNHPEFAGRMLPGYDFYNDDNDPMDDNGHGTSCAGIAAAAGNNGIGVAGVNWNCKIMPLKAGGSGSSLTLTAIVNSINYAADNGAHVLSMSFGGGYSATEEAAVNYAHSMGCILVAARGNDNNSFAEYPASFANVMAIGAMSPCNERKSPSSCDGETFWGSSYGADLDVMAPGTRIHTTDILGAGGYSAGDYTATFNGTSSAAPFVAGVAALVRSYAPSLTNDDIRDVINSTAVDIGAAGFDIETGYGRVNAYAALNFALSSVPPQASVSPTGLSFTMDPDLTDSDVFTISNAGGANARNLFWNITYDPACTWLSIDKAIGRLSGNTNEQITVSINTLGMIAGNYQCTLNINSNDPDDPLVEIVVDLNVNSLPPPDIAVSPGAFFFNLNTGENTTDMLTISNDAPAGNLNLHWNATLQGSNIDWLGINLNAGIIAPQDNQTVQVNVNATGLSNGLYQGTIEVTSNDPNNVTIQIPVELSVMEPVIGGQKLYSFSSAGKTIQRAELDGSNLATVQSGLSGPLDGAVDEINRKLYWIDLFDDTFYRSDLNGTNMETVLSGLSSPYSIAVDAVNSQIYWIEVFPVADRRIRRANLDGTGIVTLVSFSGQNANGLSLDIAGGKMYWCEGFDFATAPEGIWRANLDGSNPEKVVDLSVDPFGLALDLVNGKMYFGNTESDAITRANLDGSNVENVFTGFEASDLDIDVANGKLYWGRRDGIGIQRGNTDGTGIETLNVPGNRLTLDLSDPACAITGLAAGNQTACAPADQHLHPGSDRYLRISTHNRHVGCQRTELCHHRQPANRYTGWSGFKWTGC; translated from the coding sequence ATGAATAAATTGGTTTCTGCAAATTTCTGCAAACTAATTTTTCTCAAATTTATTTTGTTAGGCTTGTTTCTAGTTGCGTCAACCGGCGCATTGATTTCACAGCCTGCCAGAGATCAACAAACGGATGACACACAAAAGCAACAATTTGTTGATAATGAAATTATTGTCCAAATTAAGGCAACCGCGGCGAAACAGGCCGGGTTGAGCCATCGCCCGATTTACGGCGCTACTGGCCTGCCGGCGCTGGATGCGCTGAATAACCGCTATGGCGTGCGCAGTGCTGAACCGGTGTTCAAAACCATCTCCCAAAAAGCTGCCAGCGCAGCCAAAGCCGAACAGTTCGGTCTAACCCGCATATATGTGTTAAAGGTCTCTGACGGTACCGATATCGAAAAGGCAATCGCTGAGTATGAAAAACTGCCGGAAATTGCCTATGCCGAGCCGAACCTTCTTCGTACTTTGACAGCCGTTCCCAACGATCCATTGTATGCCAGCCAGTGGGCTTTGAACAACACCGGACAGGCAATTCCCTACAACAACGTGGGCACGGTCGGAACACCCGGCGCGGACATCAACGCCCAGCTCGCCTGGGATTTGCACACCGGCGATAACAGCATCATTCTGGCCATTATCGATTCCGGTGTCGATTACAACCACCCGGAATTTGCCGGACGCATGCTTCCCGGGTATGATTTTTACAATGATGACAACGATCCCATGGATGACAATGGTCATGGCACCTCATGTGCCGGTATTGCTGCCGCGGCCGGAAATAACGGCATCGGTGTCGCCGGGGTTAACTGGAATTGCAAGATTATGCCGCTTAAAGCGGGGGGCAGCGGTAGTTCACTCACCTTAACTGCAATTGTCAACAGTATCAACTATGCCGCAGATAACGGCGCTCATGTTCTTTCCATGAGTTTTGGCGGCGGATACAGCGCAACAGAAGAAGCTGCTGTAAACTATGCGCATAGCATGGGTTGTATTCTGGTGGCTGCCCGGGGTAATGATAACAATTCATTTGCCGAGTATCCGGCAAGTTTTGCCAATGTTATGGCGATTGGTGCAATGAGTCCCTGCAACGAGCGCAAATCGCCTTCTTCCTGCGACGGTGAAACCTTCTGGGGCAGCAGCTACGGTGCAGACCTGGACGTAATGGCACCGGGCACCCGCATCCATACGACAGATATTCTCGGCGCCGGCGGATACTCTGCCGGAGATTACACAGCCACTTTTAACGGTACTTCTTCAGCTGCTCCGTTCGTCGCCGGTGTGGCAGCGTTAGTCCGTTCTTATGCGCCCTCACTCACCAATGACGATATTCGCGATGTCATCAACAGCACGGCAGTGGATATCGGCGCTGCCGGTTTTGATATCGAAACCGGCTATGGTCGTGTAAATGCCTACGCCGCACTGAATTTTGCGCTGAGTTCCGTTCCGCCGCAAGCTTCTGTTTCACCAACCGGACTCAGTTTCACGATGGACCCGGATCTGACCGATAGCGATGTCTTTACCATCAGCAATGCCGGCGGCGCTAACGCCCGCAACTTATTCTGGAACATTACTTACGATCCCGCCTGTACCTGGCTTTCTATTGATAAAGCAATTGGACGTCTATCCGGAAACACCAATGAACAAATCACCGTTAGCATCAACACCTTAGGGATGATTGCCGGGAATTACCAATGCACGCTGAACATCAACAGCAACGACCCAGATGACCCGCTCGTTGAGATCGTCGTCGATCTGAACGTAAACAGTTTGCCACCGCCGGACATCGCGGTATCGCCGGGCGCATTCTTCTTTAACCTCAACACCGGTGAAAACACCACAGATATGCTCACCATTTCCAATGATGCACCTGCCGGAAACCTGAATCTGCACTGGAATGCCACACTGCAAGGCTCCAATATTGACTGGTTGGGGATAAACCTCAATGCCGGGATCATCGCTCCGCAGGACAATCAGACGGTGCAGGTCAATGTAAATGCAACGGGTTTGAGCAACGGTCTCTACCAGGGAACCATCGAAGTGACTTCCAATGATCCCAACAACGTGACTATCCAAATTCCGGTGGAGCTTTCGGTAATGGAGCCGGTAATTGGCGGACAAAAATTATATTCGTTTAGTTCTGCTGGCAAAACCATTCAGCGAGCTGAACTTGATGGTAGCAACCTTGCCACCGTGCAATCAGGGCTTTCCGGACCTCTGGATGGGGCAGTAGATGAGATCAACCGCAAATTATACTGGATAGACTTGTTTGACGATACCTTTTATCGCAGCGATCTGAATGGCACCAACATGGAGACAGTTCTATCCGGGCTGAGTTCACCGTATTCCATCGCGGTGGATGCCGTGAATAGCCAGATCTATTGGATCGAGGTTTTTCCGGTTGCAGACCGGCGTATCCGGCGGGCGAATTTAGATGGTACCGGTATTGTGACATTGGTCAGTTTTTCCGGTCAAAATGCCAACGGACTTTCCCTGGATATCGCCGGTGGAAAAATGTACTGGTGTGAAGGATTTGATTTCGCCACAGCACCGGAAGGTATTTGGCGGGCGAATTTAGATGGCTCAAATCCGGAGAAAGTCGTTGATCTTAGTGTAGATCCATTTGGTCTGGCTCTGGATCTGGTTAATGGTAAAATGTATTTTGGTAATACCGAGAGTGATGCGATTACCCGCGCTAACCTTGATGGTAGCAATGTTGAAAACGTATTTACCGGGTTTGAAGCCTCGGACCTGGACATTGATGTGGCTAATGGAAAACTCTATTGGGGCCGCCGGGACGGTATTGGCATTCAGCGCGGAAATACGGATGGAACCGGTATCGAGACACTTAATGTACCTGGCAACAGGCTAACACTGGATTTAAGCGATCCGGCTTGTGCCATCACCGGGTTGGCTGCAGGTAACCAAACCGCCTGTGCCCCCGCAGACCAACACTTACACCCAGGAAGTGACCGTTACCTACGCATTTCAACCCACAACAGGCACGTTGGATGTCAACGGACAGAGCTTTGCCATCACCGCCAGCCCGCAAACCGTTACACTGGTTGGTCTGGTTTCAAATGGACAGGCTGTTAA
- a CDS encoding T9SS type A sorting domain-containing protein has protein sequence MINYQLPAVSNVKLVIYNTLGQQVRTLVSGSQNAGSYTVQWDGRNDTGQKVASGMYLYRITAGSFVQTRKMMLMK, from the coding sequence GTGATCAACTATCAGTTGCCAGCGGTCAGCAATGTAAAACTGGTAATCTACAATACTTTAGGACAGCAGGTGCGCACGCTGGTTTCCGGCTCGCAGAATGCCGGCAGCTACACCGTTCAGTGGGACGGACGTAACGACACCGGTCAAAAAGTCGCCAGCGGGATGTATCTCTACCGCATCACCGCCGGATCGTTTGTCCAGACCAGAAAGATGATGTTGATGAAGTAA
- a CDS encoding SBBP repeat-containing protein: MELVNNIYRKASYGLSAKKNLFCWLMLLFTLLTVIPAAAQDLLWVKSAGGSGNDYGNSIAVDDNGNSYVTGYFRNTATFGTGETNETILVSAGLSDFFLAKYAPDGTLIWAKRAGGSGIDISQGIVVDGDGNSLLIGYFNGTATFGAGETNETILVSVGSFDIFLAKFAPDGTLIWAKRAGGTDGDTARDITLDSNGNSLITGSYFVSATFGVGETNETILNTGNFANIFLAKYAPDGSLIWVKSANASLINSYALAVDSEDNILVSSYFRGSATFGNGEVNETTLSSAGVQNIALAKYAPDGTLIWAKRDGVSSGNYATSNAIAVDSDGNSTITGNIYNGSVTFGAGEANETTLSNAGQADIFLAKYAPTEP; encoded by the coding sequence ATGGAATTGGTGAATAATATTTATCGAAAGGCGTCATACGGATTAAGTGCGAAGAAAAATTTATTCTGCTGGCTAATGTTGCTATTCACGCTGCTAACGGTTATCCCGGCAGCGGCGCAGGACCTGCTCTGGGTAAAAAGCGCTGGCGGATCCGGCAATGATTATGGCAACAGCATAGCGGTGGATGACAACGGCAATAGCTATGTAACCGGTTACTTCCGGAACACAGCAACCTTTGGCACAGGGGAAACCAATGAAACCATCCTGGTCAGCGCCGGTCTTAGTGACTTCTTCCTGGCCAAGTATGCCCCCGACGGAACCCTGATATGGGCCAAAAGGGCTGGTGGGAGCGGTATTGATATTAGCCAAGGCATAGTGGTGGATGGTGACGGCAACAGTCTTCTCATCGGTTATTTCAATGGTACCGCCACCTTTGGAGCGGGGGAAACCAATGAGACCATCCTGGTCAGCGTCGGTAGTTTCGACATATTCCTGGCGAAATTTGCCCCAGACGGGACCCTGATATGGGCCAAAAGGGCCGGTGGAACCGACGGTGATACTGCCCGAGACATCACGCTGGACAGCAACGGCAACAGCCTGATCACAGGTTCTTACTTTGTTAGCGCCACCTTTGGGGTGGGGGAAACCAATGAAACCATCCTGAACACCGGTAATTTTGCGAACATCTTCCTGGCCAAGTATGCACCGGACGGGTCCCTGATCTGGGTCAAAAGCGCGAACGCAAGCTTAATTAATAGCTATGCCCTCGCGGTGGACAGTGAGGACAACATCCTGGTCAGCAGTTATTTCAGAGGTTCCGCCACTTTTGGCAATGGGGAAGTCAATGAAACTACCCTCAGCAGCGCCGGTGTTCAAAACATTGCCCTGGCCAAGTATGCCCCCGACGGGACCCTGATCTGGGCCAAACGCGACGGCGTTTCCAGCGGTAACTATGCTACCAGTAATGCCATTGCGGTGGACAGTGACGGCAACAGCACGATCACCGGTAATATCTACAATGGCAGTGTCACCTTTGGGGCCGGAGAAGCCAATGAAACCACCCTTAGCAATGCAGGTCAAGCTGACATTTTCCTGGCGAAATATGCCCCGACGGAACCTTGA